The region GGTTTTCAACAGGAACGTGACAAAAATCaccatttgacttttttatagtagacacaatacattttggtgaataaaaatgaaaaacaaaatatgttatTACCCGTGTTATAACTTTGCATATTTACCTACAAATAAGagtcacattttacaaaagaatCACAATGTTAAGTTTAATTGGGACccttaaaaaaagagtttttagGTACAAGTACAATCATTTTCTATACTCTTTTACTTTCGGCACAATGTAACCATCATGATGATTTCCATTCACAGACTTACCTTCCTCTGTAGCATGGAGACTTTATCAGGGAAGAGGGTAACAATGTAGCGCTTTCCAAAGGCCTGGGACAGGAGGTAGCACATGGTGGACCCCACAGTGGTGAGCACAGAGACAAGCAGCAGTCCTTGATATGGTCCAAATATAGCTCCTGCTAAAATGTTCTGCACAATGACAGGCGGAGATGGCCTGGGTTAATACTAGACAACATCAATATGGGTGTGTAATGACCAGCTGTGACATGCACAGTTACTGTATCTCTGACTTTGAAAGAAGAGAAATACTCTGTGATCCAACAGTTTTAAAGTGTAAGATGTCGGTGTCCCTTTAACCAACAGGGGGGGTGTGGGTGAGGTCTCTTCTCTGTGCTGAACGCTCAGTTGTAAGGATTAAACAGTGGGGGAGAAAAACTGTCACAAAATGCTAATACAAAGGGAAGTCCGACAACCCTTTGTCGTTTGAGGTAGCTGGATTACAAATACATCTGGAAATGCTTCTCACCTTCAGGTGAGAAGCATTTCCAGATGTAATAATTGTACCAgggagaagaaataaaatacatctgttatatcaccattattcaaattccagttcagttcatctttaagtAAATGTAGCCTTGGCCAGGAGGGGCTGATGTCATCAGGCGGTATTTCTTTTACATCTTCCAGACACACCATTTTTGGGGAGGGATCAAAATTAAATCCATGCATCAGTACAGAGaacatttaaaactattttttaccatattgtcttatcttatctttacCAGGAATGAGGATCCAGGAATGGCAAAGGACTGCTTGTAGAGATATGCACTACAGAAGAGGAGCAGGACATATCCAGTGTGCTCTGCCTTGTAAAACTGCAGGAGCTCTGCCAGTTCCCTCAGCTCCTCCAGATCTGAGGGGAACTTCAACCTGCAAGAACATCAACAGCTAGTCACACCATCCGATCTTCTTCCATGAATAGACACAGGGAACTATGGACAAATTATATAATTGTAATCACTCTGAACTCCACGCTGAAGTTGGCATCCGATTCGCAGCTTCTGAGTTAACTGGAGATTTAAGGGAAACTTCTAGACCATATTAGACCAGGTCCAGATCTAAAACTATTGTACCTAACCTTGTCAACCTTTAGCCTCTCTGGGATAAATTAGTCCAGATTTGACAAGTCTAGGTATGGCTTTGGATCTGGATCAATGTGGCCTACATATGAAAAAACCGTAACaaattcctttattttcataatttcataAATAGAATAGCATTTTCACAACTGTGAAACTGTTTTAAGAATCTGTAGCCTCTCTGTGATAATTTAGTCCAGATATGACAAGTTTAGGTATAGTGGTTTTGGATCTTGACCTGGTCCAATGTAGTCTACAAGTTTCCCTTAAATTGGATTCGGAAGCTGCACAGACAAGACAAACGAAACAGAGGACGAACATGACGAGGTAAGAGACGctattatactgtacatttcactGTTCATGtcactgtattattattattattattattattattattattgttattattattactgtggtgagtgagtgagtatgAAGACACTGGGATGAGATGGGAGCATGATAACATTAGATAGCGTTAGTGATAGTAACGTTACAGTCAAATTCCTCTTTAAATATTGTAGAGAGATACTTtgtttatacatatataatatcttTATCTAGAAGCTACTAACGCTACGGTCAGTCACCTGCTGCTGGGTTCTTCGGAGCTGTCAGTGGACACCACTGTCTCCACATGTTTCCTCTCGGCAGTTGGATGAGGACGTCGCAGCGGTGCCGCGGGAAGGTACAGGGACAGTGAATACAGGTACAGGCTggctgcagcaacaacagcGATTAGTCCGAGAAGTGAACGCATATTCGTCACTTGGTCAGCCAGAACACGGATTCACTTGTTGTTGAGAGGAATAATGGCCAACCTCTGAGTCTgcgtcgtcgtcgtcgtcgtcgtcttcttcttcttcttcttcttcttcgagGTTTAACCTGGTTTAACGGTGGCTGGTATCCATGGTGTTGCGTTACTGCCATCTTCTGGAGATAATGTTAAATAACACCTACAGTGTTGAGTTGCTCGACAGACTTGGGATTATTACAATATTTGATTTCAAATGTAACACATTATTGTTCTATAATTACATTAACGCTGTGTCattaaaagaaggaaacaaTAAAATGgacagttgttgttttctgatCTTGTCCAGATGGGGGCGGTAATGTTCCGAGTCGTTGCCATCAACTACCAgtagaaacaagaaaaagaggCGATGACCGCTTGGAAAACGCATTGATGTGTGATAAAGGTAGCTAATGTAGTCTTGCCAACAGGAGTTAAGTTCCAAAGTTCAGTCCGCGCACCAAAAATAAGTGCGTTAGCTTGTAGTTTTTGGTCGACAGGCTCGATGGCTCAATATACTCGTGTTTCGGGGTTTGTTGGCTTGATTACTCTTCAGAATCCGCCTGTCAACGCACTTAGGTGAGCTGAAGTCCAAAACAAGGCTGAAGAACGTGTTTAATACATGATCCATAATGTTCACATGCGGGTTTTTACGCTGTGGTGTGGTAAGGCAATTTACTGCATATGCTTGGGGACTTTTATATCAACGAGATGCTAACGTTACCTAAACTTGCACGTTATAAGGTGGGCACAAACTTGTGTGCGAAAGAGAATGACCTGATTTATCAGCACaagattttaaataatatagcgACCGTTGTATTTGTTTGCCAGAGGGTGGCGTCAGAACAACGTCTTTTTACGTAAATCAATGTTGGAACGTAATAGCCATAGCTGTTAGTATAGTCTCTTGTAGTACATTTGCTTAAGAACTGTACTATTTTCATGTTATTTACATTGAAATAGTACTTTACTGAAATTCTGAGAAAAATACTATAATTTTTATTCCAGTACTTGACAGCAGTTACTGATATACTAGACTTACTAGATATTACATatctacaaaaaacacaaaaaaaatctgtattgactttataaaatatacattgttGTACAGTAATTAGCTAGGTAGTTAAAATTAGCTCGATCTCCAATTTATTGCTCCAATTTATTGGATCTGCTTACATTGAAATAAATCAGTGACAATAATAACTGACGTGGGCCAATCTGCTGCATATTGAGTACTTTAACGttgagtacattttgctgataatgcAAGAATTTTGAATGCAGCACTTCACTTGTAATATTATGGTATTGCCATGAAAGTATAATGGGtattgcacatacacacagagccTGATCTGCTGGTCAATGATCTACTGCAGCAGTTAGGGTTTAACTGCTCCGCAGCGCtatggagtaaggtctggcaatgtgggACTATAGGGGTTAAACAGCCTTGCTCAAAGGCATCCCAGCTGTGGCAATAGGGGAGGGGCACTTTTCTCACACAGATTTATCCTGCCCGCCTTGCTATTTAGGCCACTATACTGCCACATGTTACTAAAACATATTCCACATTAAATGTATGTCATGTTGTAAATATTCCACATAATGTTTTGGAAGAATGACTGTAACATAAGGGTCTGTATTGCCACTTAAGCCTAGCTAATAACAGTTTATAGCGTAACTAAAAGGTAAACTTCAGCAAtattgtactgtacatccaGTACCataacattgtctttttttttatacagtgcAACGGTGAGGCAAGGCATCGTTGACATGGTGGAGAGAGCACTCAGTGACCAAAATGTGAAGTCTGTGGTCATCTGTGGCCAGAATGGAAACTTCTGTGGAGGTACATGaacgtgatttttttttttatttcttaaaactTCACAATAGTGGCACAGCCCCACATCAGTCATTTTCATTCTAACTTCCAGATGTGAACTGTCATCAGTGTGCCCTTAAGATAATAAAAGGCAAAACTCCATGACTTTCTGTATCCAAACAATGGGTCTATTTGGCCCCCATCACACACTTGATGCCTTCTTTCAGTGATATTTTACAATCTACAAGAAATGAGTCCCCCTGCTCCTCAGCAAGGGACCAAGGGCTGTTGAAGTTAAGAAAAGAAATTCATAAAAGAAATTAATGCTACACCGGCTAGAAATCTTAAACTGGAATTAACTGGAGCATCACTATATAGTGCATTCAAAGCCcatcaaaatatataaacattgtattttagtTTACTACCTTCAAACCTTTTACAGATTTTaacatgatgaaaaaaatgtactaaTTAGTTTTATGATTTGTGCGATACACTTCAGACTGGAAACAACCAtggagggaagaaaaaagaaatgatattACTACCCTTGTTTCATGTAAATGTTGGTGATAAGAGCAGGATTCACAtgacaaatattacaaaatcaaaaataaatcatttaataaataaaaggtgCAACTGTGTGTTATATACCAAATTTAATAAACACGAACTATTACAAATTATCTATACAAGCCCTCCTAGTATTTGTTGACCCCCTCAATGAAGACATCCAGAAGTAAACATCTTCGTGGAATAAGATGCACTTAATATTACAGTGAGTTGTCTTTCTGtttaattccccccccccccccccccccgtgataACAGCATCAATTTCATTTTGCATAACAGGAGCTGACATCAAGGAGTTTAGGACAAACATGTCTGGACCGCCACTGGTACCGATGATCGACGCCATCGAGGCTGCGAACAAGCCGGTGGTGGCAGCCATAGAGGGAAGCGCTTTAGGTGGAGGCCTTGAGTTGGCACTTGGCTGTCATTATCGAATCGCACACTCTAAAGTTAGTTCATGCTtcagatctctctctctgtctctctaagGTCAGTGTCGAGCTGCATCAGTGTCTAACTGAcagtgttttcttatttttgttttgctgtttccaGAGTCATTAGAAATAAGTTCAGTTTAAAACACAGccttttttgaccatgacacaTGTTTTAGATGGTTTCATTTAGTGGTGTAAAAGAAGGTTTTTCACCCTTCTAGGCCATGTAATAGCCCATGTACTGGCCAGAGAACCCTGTGTCTGTTAATTTCATGAAcaaaacatcaatttttttgtcctttcagGCCAGACTGGGTCTTCCAGAGGTGACTCTGGGTCTGCTGCCAGCTGCAGGGGGAACCCAGCGTCTGCCAAGGCTCATTGGGGTCCCAGCGGCCTTAAACCTCATCACCACAGGTAGCAAAGACAGGTCAACCTGCCTCACTATTACAGAGTTAGTAGTAGAAATTAAGACTGTATTTAAAGTACCAAACCAGATACAAAGTATCAAAACTGAAGAAGTCACCATATAtcttggtttctttttctgaacaggttttagaattttttttgtaatttagttgTGGTTAAAGATTAACACGCAGAGAACGCAACATGCAGATGTCTCTACGTATTGTAGTTCTTAAAACCTAATATTAACATTGACTGATCTGTTGATTGTACATAAACGTACACAAGAGTGCAGCTGCTGTTATGTAGAGATTGGTAGTTTACACTGATGACCAGCAGAGATCAGTAGGTGTTTAGTTTTACCATGTTCACAGCCAGAGAAGAATTTTCTGTAATTCGCTGCTCTGTTCTGAAATTTTATTAACAAATTTTAGGATTTAGGAAAACTGTGATTCTTTTTAAAGACTCCTTTTGTGTCATTGTTTAATAAATGTCAGAATCTAACATTTTACTGGTGTATTGAATGCCTGGACGGCTCGTTATTCCTTATGTAGTAATTTGAAATGTCACATGTCATCCAGATAGACCTTTGATGCCCTTCATGTCTCCCACAGGCCGCCACGTGACTGCCGCTCAGGCGCTTCAACTTGGCATAGTGGATCAGGTTACTGATCACAATGCTGTGGATGTCGCTGTGAAGTTTTCTCTGAGTGTTGCAGGTGAGGGTGCCCGCTGGTATATCATCCACTTAATCTTCACTAGTTTTAAAATTAACTCAGTGGAAGGAAGAAAAACTCCTCCCCAGAGCAGTTATTTTTGGCAAGTCCGACATCAAGAAGTGTCGACATGTAGGTTTGTGGAAGTCAAAGGAAGCAGAATACACGGCAAGTGGATCCACCACCACAGAAACCATAAATGTTTCATGGCTCTGGCACATTTGCTCTGATGTCTTCACTGCATTTGCTGTATTATTCAGAAGGGCGGAAAGGGACAAACCTTCCTTGACTATTAATAATGGGCCCTTGCCAGTCATTCAGGAGGATGAGGAGTTCTCTGTGCACGTGAATCACACTCATCACTCACACTGAATGGATTGCCAAAGTGTGCCGCGTCCCTAAAATTTACCAGGAATGATTTATTGTAAATCATTAATAAATGATTTCATGTATTTCTTGTCTGTGTGAAGGATAACCCATTCAGATTTGCCATGTGCTGCGttataaaacagtaaaaatttaaattaaaaaatataacatttaagATTGATTGtgacatgttttaaattttCCACAGATGCTGATGTGTAGAGGATGACTTTATTGTTCAAAACAGTTCAAAAGCAGccatatttatatacattttgttttttatttgaaaggaaTACTTTGAAATTAGAGACACTTTATTGTTTCCTTCGAGATCGATACCACTCTCACTAAAAATGACTACCACCAGAAGTTGATTatcttagcttagtttagcctagcttagcataaaaaccgAAAGCAGTGGGAAATGACTAGCCTGGTTCTGTTCACAGTTGCACACCAGCACTTCTCCAATGTTCTTTAATTAACACATCAtgtcttgttgttgttcaaAACTTGCCACTTTCAGTGTGTAGTTTTCTAGCTTGAAGTTCTGACACCACGTgccagatgtcaggctttatactggaaatgtacttccgttgatcaaGTCTAGTTGCTAGCTTTCTTTGCTACGACAGCTCATTATCTAAGATATTATATTATAGTCCGTATGAAACCTGTTAGTTTGTGCCTAATGCTCCGCCTTTAGCAAACAGTCTCACTATGTCTGCAAAATGTCAATAGTAAGTCTTCAGGATTGCGTGTAAAACATTTCCAAAGATGATTGCAGTCTTCTTACAAATGCTTTTGTGAGAAAGTGAGTGTTGTTAGCAAAACTGAGGCTTAGAATGAGTCAGATAGAGAAGCCAGATAGAGATTGAGAAGCGTGCAAGATGGGAGATGTGATAGGACTGAAATCTGTGGAGACTTTAACAGGTACTCCATTCTTCAGTTGAGAAGCGGCGGTGTTAAATTGGGACAGGAAATGTGTGTctaaatttacaaacaaaacacgTGAATGTTTGTGACATTGAGATGCACGGCTGGTGAGTCAACCAACACAGAATAGATTTAGTCTgtcacatgcatacatgcaacCATACAACGCTACACAGCAGTATAGCTGGCGCATGGGTATATATTTatgcacactcaaacacacaacccACACGCACAGATTCAAGTCTCTGCTGGTGCCGAGATTATCTTTTGTACCCCAGTAGTTGCAACATCTGCCCGCTACATCTGTCAGGATGACCAGGCTTTCCACTTGCTGCACAACAAATCCATCGACACAGCTCAACCATTTACAGATTAACCGCTGCAATAATGCTCTCCTAAAGTACATTGGAATCACGTTCCACTGACACACAGCATGTCATTGACATTCCAGAAAGTACTTTTTGCTGACCCGAAATGACCTTTACCATTCATTCTTCCTCTGTGATATATTGAGACTGCCTTTATTAGACAAAATTGTTAGTTATTGGACTAAGTGGATATAACAGATCAGATGTGACTGCTGTCCCTTTAAGCTTTGCCATGGTGACCCAGTTTCTGGCCCAGACCCACGGCTGAGTATATTCATTGGAGCTGTGAAGGATTCTGTCTACTGTCTCATGTAATCATGTCAGAGGAGACAGGAATGGGAATAAGATGCTTTTAACAAGGTTTTAGCCGAGTGGCCTTCTTCTCTTCCCTCTCATTTTTTGCAAGTTTCCATCACTACGGACAGGAACTTATGTGTTGTAAAGTTTTTAGGCTCCAATATTAACTCTTCTCATCTAGTTTCACATGCAAAATTGCTCCAGGATTGTCTTGTTGCTCACAGGTCTGagaatcaaaaaaagtcagtgttcCCCCTTTGCTCTGGAAATTTACCAACTATTTTGTCCAGaaccatatttttcttttcttatagTTTCAGATCGGTGTTATGCATTCATGCTGGAGCCCCTCCAATTTTGTTGAAAATGGTCTGTCAAATCACACTTCTACTGGCTTTTCTAGTAATTGAGTGGCCAATTATACCCAGACTGAGTGCTGGCTGACAAATTgaaaaagaagtggaaaaaagCGGTACTAATGTTAACTCGGAAGCGCTtttcaaaaagtaaagtaaaataatgtaGGTgtacaaaaagtgtttttttcgaGAGTAAatctttgatttgtttcttcCATGTTTCTATTTCAGGTCAGTCGCTTGAATCTCGTCGTATAAGTACTTACCCATGTCCACTTCCGTCGGATTTCGATGCTCTGTTTGAGGGTGTGATGCAGAAGGTGCGTCAGAGTGCCCGTGGAGCTATAGCACCAGTTGCATGTGTCCAGGCGGTGCGGGCGGCAGCCACTCTGCCGTACACTAAGGGTATGGAGCGAGAGCAAGAGCTGATGGCCACTCTCTTCAACTCAGGCCAGACCCGTGCCCAGCAGTACTGTTTCTTTGCTCAGAGAGCCGTTGGCAGGTGGAGGATGCCCAGTGGAGCCTGCTGGGAGACCAGCAAGCCTAGGCCCGTACATAAAGCAGCTGTCATCGGTAagagctttgttttttaatttttatttctatttgtcTAAGCTTTCAATAAGCACATGCACATTGACTCATTAAGCTATCTGTGCGGAATCTCCAAATTCATGTTGCCTATGGAAACTAAGCCCTCAATTACAGTATAGTTTGGTTGAGAGTGGATGAATTATGTCTTCTCTGCAGGGAGGATTGGATGTTTGACAATCTGGATATGTGAAGCTCAGCAGCTTGTGCATTAAAATTGCAGACTTTGGAAAAACGTCATGCTCCCGGGCTAAAGCTATTAACAGTCTAGTATTGTGTAGAGTGCATGAAAAAATGGATTTTCTGTGATTTATACATCCATTGTATAACTGGTTTTACTGTTTTCAGTCGGTCATAAATGTCTGTGATATTTCACTGATGATTCTGAGGTTATATTTATGTAGTCACCATGGGATTTTGTCCACAAGGTCTTGGCACCATGGGGAGAGGCATAACAGTGGCCCTGGCTCAGACAGGTTTGTCTGTGGTCGCCGTGGAGACCCAGGAGAAGCAGTTGATGGAGGCAAAGCAGGCAGTATCTGGCATGTTGGAGCGAGGTGCTAAGAGACATGGGGTTGCTCCTAGGCTTGATAGGATCAGTTACAGCCAAAACATCCAGGCTGTAGCAGAAGCTGACCTGGTCATCGAGGCTGTGTTTGAGGACATGGCCCTGAAGACTAACGTCTTCCACCAGCTGTCTGCGGTTTGTAAACCAGGCACTTTGCTGTGCACCAACACTTCTGCACTAGATGTGGACAAACTAGCCTCTGAAATGCCCAACCCGGAGCTTGTGGTGGGGATGCACTTCTTTGCACCAGCCCATGTCATGAAGCTGTTGGAGGTGGTGTATGGGCCACGGTCCTCTCCTCAAGCTGTGGCCACAGCCATGCAACTAGGAAAGAAAATGGGCAAAGTGAGTGTGGCAGTTGGCAACTGCCGGGGCTTTGTGGGGAACCGCATGCTGATGCCATACCTCCAACAAGCTTTCTTCTTGTTAGAGGAGGGAGCTACACCTGAGTTGGTAGATCAAGCGCTGGAGGAGTTTGGTTTTCCCATGGGTGTGTTCAGAATGTCAGACCTCTCTGGGCTAGACGTAGGCTGGAGAATcaggaagagagaggagctgGTACAGCCTGACACGGCATCAGGGCAATCGGCTAGAATCCGACAAGGCAGCAGGTACAGCCCCCTGGGAGACTTGCTCTGTGAGCAGGGACGGTTTGGCCAAAAAACAGGGCAGGGCTGGTACCGGTATGACAAACCCGGCAGTCGGGTTGCCAGGTCTGACCCCTGGCTGCACAGTTTTCTTGTGGAGTACCGAGCCCGGCATGGCCTAGTGCCACGCAGCATAGACCACCAGGAGGTGCTGGAGCGCTGCCTCTACGCCCTGATCAACGAGGGCTTTCGCATCCTGGAGGATGGAATTGCTGCAGGACCCGAAGACATCGATGTCATCTATGTGTTTGGCTATGGCTGGCCCAGGCACCGTGGAGGTCCCATGTTCTATGCCGGCATGGTTGGGCTGGCAAAGGTCCTGGAGAGGCTGGAGCACTACCAGCAGGCCCACCCTGATGTGCCCTACCTGCAGCCCTGCAGCCTCCTCAGGAGGCTCGTGGCCAGCGGCAGTCCACCTATCCACAGGTGGGGGGAAGTCATCAAGAAACGCCAAAGCCAACTTTAAATCTCAAGTACATCAGCCGTAACCTCTTTATTCACTTTAATAATGAGTCTTatactttaataaaaagaaaatggactGTGCTATATTGCGCTGTATAATAATGCAGATTTTTGAATGTATGTTGGGATTATGGATGATATTGTAAGAGGTTGCTGtggtttttgtcatttaaaatcatAATGTCTCTGGATGTGGACCTACAGTACACTGAGTTAGCAGTGCATTAGGTACACATAAACAATGATATGCAATTAAATATGATAGCTCCTATCTTTGTGAAGagagtttttgttgttgacactGTATCAGGGATGTTGATTCAGCTtgcaatatactgtatcaaTTGTATaattttttctaatattttgtcttTCTCATGTATGTAAGTGGCCGGTTTGCCATTATACTATTATTTcgaattacattttaaagatgtaaCCAATAAAATGGTAATTCAGATTAGtgcagaattaaaaaagaaaggctTATGGAAAGGATGTGATCAACTAACTTTGtaataacaatttttttaaatgctccaaaatgtgataaatcACATTCAGAATTGCAACATCTGCATGCCAAAGAGATGCTTTCACTGATTTTCCTATATTTCCTATTCATATGCCTAATAAATGTTGGTACactttttactgtatgtacacaatGTCGTCTATCATCATCTAATACCTCAAAAAGATCTGTTATAAACTCAtgtattgattttgttgttgttgtgatttataCTGTCCTATGTGTGTACAGCTGGAACACTATGTACAGTGTTAACTTAAGCAGTTGTTTGGCTTTTTAACCTTACTATGAGTATTTCCAAGAAACGGCTTGTGgcccttttatttaatttggttaATCGGTCAAACGTTCTTCTTGCATTCGTCTcgggtttctgtttttttctgctgactCAGCTGCAGCGGTGACAGAGCAGAGCTGAGGGAGACACACAGCTCTTAACTGCTTTTATATAAATCAGTGGCTCACTCTCGAATAAATCCCACGCCCCAGCAATGATTAGGTGTTGTTGGGGTTGCCATCTAGCGGATGTAGTCTCCAAACTGAACAGCTGGATTAAGtttacagtaggcctacaatgCTCCATTTTGTCTGCAAGAACAGTATTTCTGAACTTTTCATTGTTTCAAAGCAAGTTAATGCATGACCCTAAAAATTCGATTTAAGATTTAACAATCCACATGCTTATGAAATATTACCCagattattaatatatatatatatgtatagccTCTTTGTAAATATGAGCTGTTGAGGTgaattggtatttctttaagaTCCGGACCCTGGTGTTTGAAGCTTTTAGAGGGGCCGATGAAAGCCTGGATGTGTGTTTGAAGTGCGCAGAGCAGCTGGCTTTGTGTTGGTGGACTCCTCCCGTTGTGTGATGAAGTTCAGATGCGCGCCGTTGTTCACGGCGTCACCAGCACACAGAGGAGCTTCGTGACGCGACGGGAAGATAAAGAGACGTGTGGATCACGACCACGGGAGGCTTTGAATGTGACATTACACGTAGCTAATTGACGCTCTTCTACTTTTAcagcaccccccaccccccaccccccttctgAAAGAGCGTTAACCCAGCTGCTCTGGACGTCTGGAAGGAGATCCAGCACCGCCTTTCGCGTTTGTCTTCCAAATTGAGAAGCTTCGTGGGCTGCGTGGTCCGTAAAACCTCCGCTCGGTCCCTCGCGGTTATGTTGTAGTTTACTCGGACTCggagcttcttctttttttgattcAGGAAATGTTGGCATGGCCGCCTCGCGAGCACAGAAGTGTCAGAAGAATGAGAAATTGGACGAGGCGCAGGCTTTGGCCAAGAGCTGCGCCGGGAGACCAGACTTCCTGCCTTGTGATGGACTCTCCATCTGCGCTACCCACAGCCACGGAAAGTGCTTCAAGCTGCACTGGTGCTGCCACTTGGGCTGGTGTCACTGTAAGTTTGTTTTATGTGATTTAATAGCTTTCTGTATATAAACAGAAATGTCCCTGTCACCGTGGTGGCAAAGCATGCTGCTATTCACGGCCGTGGTGTGAATGCAGTGTCAGTTTCTGTAGACCTCGCATTGTGTCTCGACTGAAAAGGGCAAAATGTAGCAGATATGAACTCGATATTGACGCGATCGGAGTGAAGATTTTCTTCCCCAGCGATGTAATTCATCTTTTGATAAACTtccaaacatgtttgtttttcattgcaatAATATCGATGCCCAACTTAGTGACACATTAAAGCCATCCTTTATCAAAGAGCTTCGAACAGACGCCCTATGGAGAGTTTATAGTCTAAACAATGGAGGCTGCACATTTCAGAAGCACACCCAACTGTCAGTGTATATAGTGTACTGTAGTTCAGTGCAGGCCATGAAAATGTAGTGACTGAAACAGATTCCATCGGTATCCATATTGTTTGAATTTTTAGATCTCAATTCTAATGTTATGTTAAGGCTAATTATAATGATGTTAAATGATTTTGCTGTAAGTGCATGTATCTACTGTAAGTGATAACTAATTCAAGTTTAAAGGTATTAAGAAGTGGAAACTACTTAAATAATCTTAACGTTTGATATTCCCATGTGTTCCAATTCACTTTGTATTGAACTCCAAGTACAGGCCTGCAACTTCGGCTATGCAAGCCCGGTTATGAATGCATTTTACACAATACGAGAGAATATGTGCATGTCTATAATGTAGTCAAAAGGAGTACACCGAcgaaaaataatcataaaatcaaatacatttgattaaaatcT is a window of Etheostoma cragini isolate CJK2018 chromosome 11, CSU_Ecrag_1.0, whole genome shotgun sequence DNA encoding:
- the tmem41aa gene encoding transmembrane protein 41A-A; its protein translation is MRSLLGLIAVVAAASLYLYSLSLYLPAAPLRRPHPTAERKHVETVVSTDSSEEPSSRLKFPSDLEELRELAELLQFYKAEHTGYVLLLFCSAYLYKQSFAIPGSSFLNILAGAIFGPYQGLLLVSVLTTVGSTMCYLLSQAFGKRYIVTLFPDKVSMLQRKVVENQDCLLFFLLFLRFFPMTPNWFLNMSAPIVNIPITFFFCSVFIGLLPYNFICVQTGVMLSEVASLDDLFSWEKLLQLLTIACMALLPGALIRRFSQKRLKLDVQPQNGLITDKKVQ
- the ehhadh gene encoding peroxisomal bifunctional enzyme, encoding MAQYTRVSGFVGLITLQNPPVNALSATVRQGIVDMVERALSDQNVKSVVICGQNGNFCGGADIKEFRTNMSGPPLVPMIDAIEAANKPVVAAIEGSALGGGLELALGCHYRIAHSKARLGLPEVTLGLLPAAGGTQRLPRLIGVPAALNLITTGRHVTAAQALQLGIVDQVTDHNAVDVAVKFSLSVAGQSLESRRISTYPCPLPSDFDALFEGVMQKVRQSARGAIAPVACVQAVRAAATLPYTKGMEREQELMATLFNSGQTRAQQYCFFAQRAVGRWRMPSGACWETSKPRPVHKAAVIGLGTMGRGITVALAQTGLSVVAVETQEKQLMEAKQAVSGMLERGAKRHGVAPRLDRISYSQNIQAVAEADLVIEAVFEDMALKTNVFHQLSAVCKPGTLLCTNTSALDVDKLASEMPNPELVVGMHFFAPAHVMKLLEVVYGPRSSPQAVATAMQLGKKMGKVSVAVGNCRGFVGNRMLMPYLQQAFFLLEEGATPELVDQALEEFGFPMGVFRMSDLSGLDVGWRIRKREELVQPDTASGQSARIRQGSRYSPLGDLLCEQGRFGQKTGQGWYRYDKPGSRVARSDPWLHSFLVEYRARHGLVPRSIDHQEVLERCLYALINEGFRILEDGIAAGPEDIDVIYVFGYGWPRHRGGPMFYAGMVGLAKVLERLEHYQQAHPDVPYLQPCSLLRRLVASGSPPIHRWGEVIKKRQSQL